From the genome of Trichoplusia ni isolate ovarian cell line Hi5 chromosome 26, tn1, whole genome shotgun sequence, one region includes:
- the LOC113505450 gene encoding oocyte zinc finger protein XlCOF6-like isoform X1: protein MSANKPKGPIVDPGLCRCCGSLKKCRILNAEYEWLGQREVYSEIFVDCFGLMLSHLEGPESERVICATCVVRLRDARAFRHQVLQCEERLLNASIQVHEVNINDQQEDLKCETEVKIELEECTQKIEEEAEVNNVLEDDGHGVDLDDHDADSIKSEPQPKPKKSPKTKKKIRTKTSKRKTNGTYTEKISRRKLRSNEEEEMEPGIQIQDSKKHIDTDQKSFSNTVTIVENSYVCPFDTSFSDYYCIYCREVFTDPNKLREHTLTHDPTTFKNCITNKKLLLIDIYKIDCRLCPRRFDDIDIFKSHLTTTHGKTLYDMSNDFLKFRLTVTNLTCTECNSSFSFFHALKKHMAEHFGTCICDVCGAHYFEERMLILHQKTHQKVEESFPCKDCGKIFKSKHSRFLHEAKLHKKEPAYQCYKCDEVLFSYSLRYRHMIEVHGEQRMFPCEHCDRAYDSRKSLREHNRRYHLKIFKHQCELCEKRFYLPSRLKEHMATHTGERNFRCEFCGKSYPRLRGLKVHMQSHSNEKKYRCVMCNASFTQNFNLKNHMKRQHQNLDMEEVYPE, encoded by the exons ATGAGTGCTAATAAACCCAAGGGCCCTATCGTGGACCCTGGCTTGTGTCGATGTTGTGGATCTCTGAAGAAATGTCGCATTTTAAATGCCGAATACGAATGGCTTGGCCAAAGGGAGGTTTATTCAGAAATATTCGTCGATTGCTTTGGTTTAATG CTCTCTCACCTAGAGGGTCCGGAGAGCGAGCGCGTGATCTGCGCGACGTGCGTGGTGCGGCTGAGGGACGCGCGCGCCTTCCGCCACCAGGTGCTGCAGTGTGAGGAGAGACTGCTCAACGCCAGTATACAGGTTCACGAAG TGAACATAAATGATCAACAAGAAGATTTGAAGTGCGAAACAGAAGTTAAGATAGAGTTAGAAGAGTGTACACAGAAGATAGAAGAAGAAGCAGAAGTAAACAATGTTCTAGAGGATGATGGCCATGGTGTGGACCTCGATGACCATG ACGCCGACAGCATAAAGAGCGAGCCGCAACCAAAACCGAAGAAATCTccaaaaacgaaaaagaaaattagaacAAAGACAAGCAAACGGAAAACCAACGGAACTTATACGGAGAAGATATCGAGACGCAAGTTGAGAAGCAATGAAGAAGAAGAAATGG AACCCGGCATCCAGATACAAGATTCAAAGAAACATATCGATACCGATCAAAAATCCTTCTCGAACACCGTCACTATTGTCGAGAACTCGTACGTCTGCCCCTTCGACACGTCCTTCAGTGATTACTACTGCATCTACTGTCGCGAAGTATTCACAGACCCAAACAAACTAAGAGAACACACGTTAACACACGACCCGACAACATTCAAAAACTgcatcacaaataaaaaactccTTCTAATCGATATTTACAAAATCGATTGTCGACTCTGTCCAAGACGATTCGACGACATCGATATCTTCAAAAGTCACCTCACTACGACGCACGGGAAAACTCTATATGATATGTCaaatgactttttaaaattcCGTTTGACAGTTACTAATTTGACGTGCACGGAATGCAATTcgagttttagtttttttcatGCGTTAAAAAAGCATATGGCTGAACATTTCGGTACTTGCATATGCGATGTCTGTGGCGCTCATTATTTTGAAGAACGCATGCTTATACTTCATCAAAAGACGCATCAGAAAGTCGAAGAGTCCTTTCCGTGTAAAGATTGCGGAAAGATATTCAAATCGAAACATAGTAGGTTTTTGCATGAAGCGAAGTTGCATAAAAAAGAGCCTGCCTACCAATGTTATAAGTGCGATGAGGTTTTATTCTCTTATTCTTTACGTTATAGGCATATGATAGAAGTGCATGGGGAGCAAAGAATGTTTCCTTGCGAGCACTGTGATAGGGCTTACGATAGTCGAAAATCACTAAGAGAACACAACAGACgataccatttaaaaatattcaaacatcaaTGCGAATTATGCGAGAAGAGGTTTTACCTCCCGTCACGTCTTAAAGAGCATATGGCAACACACACTGGGGAAAGGAATTTTAGGTGCGAATTCTGTGGGAAAAGTTACCCCAGATTAAGAGGGTTAAAAGTTCATATGCAATCACACAGCAACGAAAAGAAATATCGCTGTGTTATGTGCAATGCGTCTTTCACtcagaattttaatttgaaaaatcataTGAAGCGGCAACACCAGAATTTAGATATGGAGGAGGTTTATCCTGAGTGA
- the LOC113505450 gene encoding oocyte zinc finger protein XlCOF6-like isoform X2: MSANKPKGPIVDPGLCRCCGSLKKCRILNAEYEWLGQREVYSEIFVDCFGLMLSHLEGPESERVICATCVVRLRDARAFRHQVLQCEERLLNASIQVHEVNINDQQEDLKCETEVKIELEECTQKIEEEAEVNNVLEDDGHGVDLDDHDSIKSEPQPKPKKSPKTKKKIRTKTSKRKTNGTYTEKISRRKLRSNEEEEMEPGIQIQDSKKHIDTDQKSFSNTVTIVENSYVCPFDTSFSDYYCIYCREVFTDPNKLREHTLTHDPTTFKNCITNKKLLLIDIYKIDCRLCPRRFDDIDIFKSHLTTTHGKTLYDMSNDFLKFRLTVTNLTCTECNSSFSFFHALKKHMAEHFGTCICDVCGAHYFEERMLILHQKTHQKVEESFPCKDCGKIFKSKHSRFLHEAKLHKKEPAYQCYKCDEVLFSYSLRYRHMIEVHGEQRMFPCEHCDRAYDSRKSLREHNRRYHLKIFKHQCELCEKRFYLPSRLKEHMATHTGERNFRCEFCGKSYPRLRGLKVHMQSHSNEKKYRCVMCNASFTQNFNLKNHMKRQHQNLDMEEVYPE; the protein is encoded by the exons ATGAGTGCTAATAAACCCAAGGGCCCTATCGTGGACCCTGGCTTGTGTCGATGTTGTGGATCTCTGAAGAAATGTCGCATTTTAAATGCCGAATACGAATGGCTTGGCCAAAGGGAGGTTTATTCAGAAATATTCGTCGATTGCTTTGGTTTAATG CTCTCTCACCTAGAGGGTCCGGAGAGCGAGCGCGTGATCTGCGCGACGTGCGTGGTGCGGCTGAGGGACGCGCGCGCCTTCCGCCACCAGGTGCTGCAGTGTGAGGAGAGACTGCTCAACGCCAGTATACAGGTTCACGAAG TGAACATAAATGATCAACAAGAAGATTTGAAGTGCGAAACAGAAGTTAAGATAGAGTTAGAAGAGTGTACACAGAAGATAGAAGAAGAAGCAGAAGTAAACAATGTTCTAGAGGATGATGGCCATGGTGTGGACCTCGATGACCAT GACAGCATAAAGAGCGAGCCGCAACCAAAACCGAAGAAATCTccaaaaacgaaaaagaaaattagaacAAAGACAAGCAAACGGAAAACCAACGGAACTTATACGGAGAAGATATCGAGACGCAAGTTGAGAAGCAATGAAGAAGAAGAAATGG AACCCGGCATCCAGATACAAGATTCAAAGAAACATATCGATACCGATCAAAAATCCTTCTCGAACACCGTCACTATTGTCGAGAACTCGTACGTCTGCCCCTTCGACACGTCCTTCAGTGATTACTACTGCATCTACTGTCGCGAAGTATTCACAGACCCAAACAAACTAAGAGAACACACGTTAACACACGACCCGACAACATTCAAAAACTgcatcacaaataaaaaactccTTCTAATCGATATTTACAAAATCGATTGTCGACTCTGTCCAAGACGATTCGACGACATCGATATCTTCAAAAGTCACCTCACTACGACGCACGGGAAAACTCTATATGATATGTCaaatgactttttaaaattcCGTTTGACAGTTACTAATTTGACGTGCACGGAATGCAATTcgagttttagtttttttcatGCGTTAAAAAAGCATATGGCTGAACATTTCGGTACTTGCATATGCGATGTCTGTGGCGCTCATTATTTTGAAGAACGCATGCTTATACTTCATCAAAAGACGCATCAGAAAGTCGAAGAGTCCTTTCCGTGTAAAGATTGCGGAAAGATATTCAAATCGAAACATAGTAGGTTTTTGCATGAAGCGAAGTTGCATAAAAAAGAGCCTGCCTACCAATGTTATAAGTGCGATGAGGTTTTATTCTCTTATTCTTTACGTTATAGGCATATGATAGAAGTGCATGGGGAGCAAAGAATGTTTCCTTGCGAGCACTGTGATAGGGCTTACGATAGTCGAAAATCACTAAGAGAACACAACAGACgataccatttaaaaatattcaaacatcaaTGCGAATTATGCGAGAAGAGGTTTTACCTCCCGTCACGTCTTAAAGAGCATATGGCAACACACACTGGGGAAAGGAATTTTAGGTGCGAATTCTGTGGGAAAAGTTACCCCAGATTAAGAGGGTTAAAAGTTCATATGCAATCACACAGCAACGAAAAGAAATATCGCTGTGTTATGTGCAATGCGTCTTTCACtcagaattttaatttgaaaaatcataTGAAGCGGCAACACCAGAATTTAGATATGGAGGAGGTTTATCCTGAGTGA